Proteins from one Telopea speciosissima isolate NSW1024214 ecotype Mountain lineage chromosome 1, Tspe_v1, whole genome shotgun sequence genomic window:
- the LOC122660081 gene encoding uncharacterized protein LOC122660081 yields MVVKMMKWRPWPPVLSKKFEVKLVLRRLEGLVPIVMVDGEKSVAEVPKLVVEIRWKGSKNALSSLRRTVKRNFTKEEELHSDGIVHWNEEFLTVCNLTAYKDNAINPWEVSFTVINCSKQGQKNKVPVVGTATLNIAEFASAAEEKELEINIPLVQPGGGAEPHPIICLSLSLLELRTTQEPGEMMQGSIVPVPLSPPPGETLSMEKDEVSALKAGLRRVKIFKEYVSSRKVKKACHEEEGSEGRCSARSEDGDCAYPFDTDSPDDYGELEDEKLNSSFRKSFSYGTLAYTNCVRGSFYSEKRINGENEDWIYYSNRISDVGLLNMEESMASVSQQSLQQSSRRSILPWRKRKLSFRSPKSKGEPLLKKAYAEEGGDDIDFDRRQLSSSDESSQGWRKADEDSTANRSSVSEFGDDNFAVGSWEHKEVISRDGHMKLHTQVFYASIDQRNERAAGESACTALVAVIADWFQNNRDDMPIKSQFDSLIREGSLEWRNLCENETYRERFPDKHFDLETVLQAKIRPLSVDSQKSFIGFFYPDGMEDGGFDFLHGAMSFDNIWDEISHAGSNCPSDDDPQVYIVSWNDHFFVLKVEPEAYYIIDTLGERLFEGCNQAYILRFDRDTTIHRLPKEAQSEEKSAGDHQKVTAAESSILQIQQSNTKEASATGSIVLKPDEESEKSEGEEMVVCSGKESCKEYIKNFLAAIPLRELQVDIKKGLMASTPLHHRLQIEVHYTQFLQPTTGELEQELKQEQKPESESITSEAEAEAEAVTTLMALAVAE; encoded by the exons ATGGTGGTTAAGATGATGAAATGGCGGCCATGGCCGCCTGTATTGTCGAAGAAATTCGAGGTCAAGCTGGTCCTGCGAAGGCTTGAAGGGCTTGTTCCTATTGTTATGGTGGATGGTGAGAAGTCGGTGGCCGAGGTACCGAAATTAGTGGTGGAGATCAGATGGAAAGGTTCCAAGAATGCTTTGAGTTCTCTGAGGCGTACGGTCAAGAGGAACTTCACCAAGGAGGAGGAATTGCATAGCGATGGAATTGTTCATTGGAATGAGGAGTTTCTCACTGTCTGTAACCTTACTGCTTACAAAGACAACGCCATCAACCCCTGGGAGGTCTCATTCACCGTCATCAAT TGCTCAAAACAAGGACAAAAGAATAAGGTCCCTGTTGTTGGAACAGCTACTTTAAACATCGCAGAATTTGCTTCTGCAGCTGAAGAGAAAGAGCTTGAAATTAATATCCCTCTTGTGCAGCCTGGTGGTGGTGCTGAGCCTCATCCCATTATCTGT CTATCTCTCAGTTTATTGGAGTTAAGAACCACCCAAGAACCTGGCGAGATGATGCAGGGATCAATAGTTCCTGTTCCACTGTCACCCCCACCTGGAGAAACTCTCTCAATGGAGAAAGATGAAGTTTCTGCCCTTAAAGCAGGTCTGCGAAGagtaaaaatatttaaagaatATGTATCTTCTCGAAAAGTTAAGAAGGCATGCCATGAGGAAGAGGGCAGCGAAGGCAGATGCTCGGCAAGAAGTGAGGATGGTGACTGTGCATACCCTTTTGACACAGACTCACCTGATGATTATGGAGAACTAGAGGATGAGAAGTTAAATTCTAGTTTCAGGAAATCATTCAGTTATGGCACATTGGCCTACACAAACTGTGTCAGAGGATCATTTTACTCTGAGAAGAGAATCAATGGAGAGAATGAGGACTGGATTTACTATAGCAATCGCATATCTGATGTGGGGTTGTTGAATATGGAGGAATCAATGGCATCAGTCTCTCAGCAGTCTCTACAGCAGAGTTCAAGGAGGAGCATCTTGCCTTGGAGGAAAAGGAAATTGAGTTTCAGATCTCCTAAATCAAAGGGGGAACCACTTTTAAAGAAAGCCTATGCAGAAGAAGGTGGGGATGATATTGATTTTGATCGCCGTCAGCTTAGCTCTTCTGATGAGTCCTCTCAAGGG TGGCGTAAGGCGGATGAGGATTCAACTGCAAATAGATCGTCAGTCTCTGAATTTGGGGATGACAATTTTGCTGTGGGGAGCTGGGAGCATAAGGAAGTAATAAGCCGTGATGGACACATGAAGCTTCACACTCAAGTTTTCTATGCTTCGATTGATCAAAGAAATGAGCGGGCTGCAGGAGAAAGTGCATGCACAGCCCTGGTTGCTGTTATCGCTGATTGGTTCCAGAACAATCGAGATGACATGCCTATCAAGTCCCAGTTTGACAGCCTGATCAGGGAAGGTTCATTAGAGTGGAGAAACCTTTGTGAGAATGAGACCTATAGAGAGCGTTTTCCTGACAAGCACTTTGATCTTGAGACAGTCCTCCAGGCCAAGATCCGGCCTCTGTCTGTTGACTCTCAGAAGTCCTTCATCGGGTTCTTCTATCCAGATGGCATGGAAGATGGTGGTTTTGACTTCCTGCATGGTGCTATGTCCTTTGACAACATTTGGGATGAGATCAGCCATGCTGGATCGAATTGCCCCAGTGATGATGACCCCCAGGTTTACATTGTCAGCTGGAATGACCATTTTTTTGTCCTCAAGGTTGAACCAGAGGCTTACTACATCATTGACACATTAGGGGAAAGGCTCTTTGAAGGATGCAATCAGGCATACATTCTGAGATTCGACAGAGACACAACAATCCACAGATTGCCCAAGGAGGCACAGTCAGAGGAAAAATCTGCTGGGGATCATCAGAAGGTAACAGCAGCTGAATCTTCAATTCTGCAGATCCAGCAGAGCAACACCAAGGAGGCTTCTGCTACCGGGTCAATAGTTTTAAAACCCGATGAGGAATCAGAAAAGAGTGAGGGAGAAGAGATGGTGGTGTGCAGTGGGAAGGAATCATGCAAGGAATACATAAAGAACTTTTTGGCTGCTATTCCTCTAAGGGAATTGCAAGTGGATATCAAGAAGGGACTGATGGCATCAACTCCTCTTCATCACCGACTACAGATTGAAGTTCACTACACACAGTTTTTACAGCCGACAACAGGTGAACTGGAACAGGAACTGAAGCAGGAACAAAAACCTGAATCTGAATCCATTACTTCAGAAGCcgaagcagaagcagaagctGTAACCACCTTAATGGCATTGGCAGTAGCAGAGTAG